One window of Athalia rosae chromosome 2, iyAthRosa1.1, whole genome shotgun sequence genomic DNA carries:
- the LOC105685096 gene encoding neutral and basic amino acid transport protein rBAT-like isoform X1: MNIQKPESLLSVVLPGDLLVSPSSQELLTQDEETSDCPLLTPSPPPGQMFQPLENAPMFNPLEGAPLEMGPAQTLGNFITEDGLNGYINMVALNSSSKPINDEPSSRDPMVESSSSSASSSGDNEPVCTQLLTQLNTAYQHLAPDAQALFYNQENGGKPPLVGIQLAVQKSPKDYRFMAWNWPLIRKACFWSFMSFLAGCVALVVGVIATMPKRCDPPVEWWQGSVFYEIFPASFKDSSTVGDGIGDFKGIAAQLDYLSDLGVQVIRLNSIFPAQHYPEHYRSITSLLAIQHDLGTIDDFNALVLAVHRRNMSLVLDLPLYPYVENFGAGGNSYSTKPNKRDKEIRERRDAGVSVLPNVLPTPEPTSFESIRNILSSVPPPVDPKPNAFLASALQEPEKDHVVTAAIKFWLQKNVDGFYLKGLEHYAKEKNFAELVKYWKFLVGPNRILICNSAVLANVPQGAAKNVILDRIDLIDVTLNFSNGTTGIKSQVNSVLNGILFEKPGYPWIHWSIGGVDTSRIASSLSVSNASIAASLLGMMLPGTPNIFYGDEIGMVDCDCEDHRDLEHVHNLMPMLWEGATDKGDGFSSTGAIHWLLGSTESIKTTLVGAIRAMSKLRSETPTIYMNGVYKDHQINGNCEIRYTDDELLVVERRYPRRNSYVLVANFGAENQTKDLSSLYYGGYIVVGATNRVNNTVYFKELNIFPGEAFVIKLDK; encoded by the exons ATGAACATTCAAAAGCCAGAGAGTTTACTGTCCGTCGTACTTCCCGGTGATCTACTTGTATCGCCCAGTTCTCAGGAGCTTTTGACACAG GATGAGGAGACGTCCGATTGCCCACTTTTGACACCCAGTCCACCACCAGGGCAGATGTTTCAACCGTTAGAAAACGCGCCGATGTTCAACCCTCTGGAAGGAGCACCCCTGGAAATGGGGCCCGCTCAGACACTGGGGAATTTCATCACCGAAGACGGTCTCAACGGATACATAAACATGGTCGCACTGAACAGTTCCAGTAAACCCATAAATGACG AACCCAGTTCGAGGGACCCAATGGTAGAATCGAGTAGTAGCAGCGCCAGTAGCAGCGGAGATAATGAACCTGTTTGTACCCAGCTTCTAACACAGTTGAATACAGCCTATCAACATCTCGCCCCTGACGCCCAGGCTCTC TTTTACAATCAGGAGAACGGCGGTAAGCCACCGTTAGTCGGAATTCAGTTAGCCGTTCAAAAGAGCCCGAAAGACTACCGTTTCATGGCATGGAACTGGCCGTTGATTCGAAAAGCCTGCTTCTGGTCTTTCATGTCCTTTCTTGCCGGATGCGTAGCCCTGGTTGTCGGAGTCATTGCCACGATGCCTAAGAG GTGCGATCCACCCGTCGAATGGTGGCAAGGAAGCGTTTTCTACGAAATATTTCCCGCCTCGTTCAAGGACTCATCCACCGTCGGGGACGGGATCGGCGACTTCAAAGGCATCGCCGCGCAGTTGGATTACCTGAGCGATTTGGGGGTGCAGGTAATTCGATTGAATTCGATATTTCCGGCGCAACATTACCCCGAACACTACAGGAGCATAACCAGTCTTCTCGCGATTCAACACGACTTGGGAACGATCGACGATTTCAATGCCCTGGTACTGGCTGTTCATAGGAGAAATATGTCCCTAGTTCTTGACCTTCCGTTGTATCCTTATGTGGAGAATTTCGGAGCTGGTGGAAATTCGTATTCTACGAAACCGAACAAAAGGGACAAGGAGATACGCGAAAGAAGAGACGCTGGGGTTTCAGTCCTTCCTAACGTCCTCCCAACACCCGAACCCACGTCCTTCGAGTCCATCAGGAACATTCTGTCCTCTGTACCACCTCCGGTTGATCCGAAACCAAACGCATTTCTCGCGTCTGCGTTACAAGAGCCTGAAAAGGATCACGTTGTAACCGCAGCGATTAAATTTTGGTTACAAAAGAATGTCGACGGATTCTACCTCAAAGGACTCGAACATTacgcgaaggaaaaaaatttcgccgaaCTTGTGAAGTACTGGAAATTTCTCGTCGGACCCAACAGAATACTGATCTGCAACTCGGCAGTTCTCGCCAACGTTCCCCAGGGCGCTGCAAAAAATGTGATCCTCGACAGAATCGACCTCATCGATGTCActctgaatttttccaacggaaCTACTGGGATCAAAAGTCAAGTGAACTCGGTTCTGAACGgcattttattcgaaaagcCGGGATATCCGTGGATCCATTGGAGCATCGGTGGAGTTGACACGAGTCGAATCGCGTCCTCCCTCAGCGTTAGCAACGCGAGTATCGCGGCATCACTTTTAGGAATGATGCTCCCCGGGACTCCGAACATATTTTATGGAGATGAG ATTGGGATGGTGGACTGCGATTGCGAGGACCATCGGGACCTCGAACACGTTCACAATCTAATGCCGATGCTGTGGGAGGGGGCGACGGATAAAGGCGACGGATTTTCATCGACGGGTGCGATCCATTGGCTCCTTGGGTCCACGGAGTCCATTAAAACAACCCTTGTAGGTGCGATACGCGCCATGTCCAAACTACGCTCGGAAACACCGACGATTTACATGAACGGAGTTTACAAGGATCACCAGATTAACGGGAACTGCGAGATTAG GTACACGGACGACGAATTATTAGTTGTCGAACGTCGATACCCCCGTCGTAATTCTTACGTGTTAGTCGCAAATTTTGGGGCAGAAAATCAGACGAAAGATCTTTCCTCGCTCTACTACGGAGGGTACATAGTCGTTGGTGCGACGAACAGGGTGAACAATACGGTATACTTCAAGGAGTTGAACATCTTTCCTGGCGAGGCGTTTGTCATCAAACTTGACAAGTGA
- the LOC105685096 gene encoding neutral and basic amino acid transport protein rBAT-like isoform X2: MNIQKPESLLSVVLPGDLLVSPSSQELLTQDEETSDCPLLTPSPPPGQMFQPLENAPMFNPLEGAPLEMGPAQTLGNFITEDGLNGYINMVALNSSSKPINDEPSSRDPMVESSSSSASSSGDNEPVCTQLLTQLNTAYQHLAPDAQALENGGKPPLVGIQLAVQKSPKDYRFMAWNWPLIRKACFWSFMSFLAGCVALVVGVIATMPKRCDPPVEWWQGSVFYEIFPASFKDSSTVGDGIGDFKGIAAQLDYLSDLGVQVIRLNSIFPAQHYPEHYRSITSLLAIQHDLGTIDDFNALVLAVHRRNMSLVLDLPLYPYVENFGAGGNSYSTKPNKRDKEIRERRDAGVSVLPNVLPTPEPTSFESIRNILSSVPPPVDPKPNAFLASALQEPEKDHVVTAAIKFWLQKNVDGFYLKGLEHYAKEKNFAELVKYWKFLVGPNRILICNSAVLANVPQGAAKNVILDRIDLIDVTLNFSNGTTGIKSQVNSVLNGILFEKPGYPWIHWSIGGVDTSRIASSLSVSNASIAASLLGMMLPGTPNIFYGDEIGMVDCDCEDHRDLEHVHNLMPMLWEGATDKGDGFSSTGAIHWLLGSTESIKTTLVGAIRAMSKLRSETPTIYMNGVYKDHQINGNCEIRYTDDELLVVERRYPRRNSYVLVANFGAENQTKDLSSLYYGGYIVVGATNRVNNTVYFKELNIFPGEAFVIKLDK; encoded by the exons ATGAACATTCAAAAGCCAGAGAGTTTACTGTCCGTCGTACTTCCCGGTGATCTACTTGTATCGCCCAGTTCTCAGGAGCTTTTGACACAG GATGAGGAGACGTCCGATTGCCCACTTTTGACACCCAGTCCACCACCAGGGCAGATGTTTCAACCGTTAGAAAACGCGCCGATGTTCAACCCTCTGGAAGGAGCACCCCTGGAAATGGGGCCCGCTCAGACACTGGGGAATTTCATCACCGAAGACGGTCTCAACGGATACATAAACATGGTCGCACTGAACAGTTCCAGTAAACCCATAAATGACG AACCCAGTTCGAGGGACCCAATGGTAGAATCGAGTAGTAGCAGCGCCAGTAGCAGCGGAGATAATGAACCTGTTTGTACCCAGCTTCTAACACAGTTGAATACAGCCTATCAACATCTCGCCCCTGACGCCCAGGCTCTC GAGAACGGCGGTAAGCCACCGTTAGTCGGAATTCAGTTAGCCGTTCAAAAGAGCCCGAAAGACTACCGTTTCATGGCATGGAACTGGCCGTTGATTCGAAAAGCCTGCTTCTGGTCTTTCATGTCCTTTCTTGCCGGATGCGTAGCCCTGGTTGTCGGAGTCATTGCCACGATGCCTAAGAG GTGCGATCCACCCGTCGAATGGTGGCAAGGAAGCGTTTTCTACGAAATATTTCCCGCCTCGTTCAAGGACTCATCCACCGTCGGGGACGGGATCGGCGACTTCAAAGGCATCGCCGCGCAGTTGGATTACCTGAGCGATTTGGGGGTGCAGGTAATTCGATTGAATTCGATATTTCCGGCGCAACATTACCCCGAACACTACAGGAGCATAACCAGTCTTCTCGCGATTCAACACGACTTGGGAACGATCGACGATTTCAATGCCCTGGTACTGGCTGTTCATAGGAGAAATATGTCCCTAGTTCTTGACCTTCCGTTGTATCCTTATGTGGAGAATTTCGGAGCTGGTGGAAATTCGTATTCTACGAAACCGAACAAAAGGGACAAGGAGATACGCGAAAGAAGAGACGCTGGGGTTTCAGTCCTTCCTAACGTCCTCCCAACACCCGAACCCACGTCCTTCGAGTCCATCAGGAACATTCTGTCCTCTGTACCACCTCCGGTTGATCCGAAACCAAACGCATTTCTCGCGTCTGCGTTACAAGAGCCTGAAAAGGATCACGTTGTAACCGCAGCGATTAAATTTTGGTTACAAAAGAATGTCGACGGATTCTACCTCAAAGGACTCGAACATTacgcgaaggaaaaaaatttcgccgaaCTTGTGAAGTACTGGAAATTTCTCGTCGGACCCAACAGAATACTGATCTGCAACTCGGCAGTTCTCGCCAACGTTCCCCAGGGCGCTGCAAAAAATGTGATCCTCGACAGAATCGACCTCATCGATGTCActctgaatttttccaacggaaCTACTGGGATCAAAAGTCAAGTGAACTCGGTTCTGAACGgcattttattcgaaaagcCGGGATATCCGTGGATCCATTGGAGCATCGGTGGAGTTGACACGAGTCGAATCGCGTCCTCCCTCAGCGTTAGCAACGCGAGTATCGCGGCATCACTTTTAGGAATGATGCTCCCCGGGACTCCGAACATATTTTATGGAGATGAG ATTGGGATGGTGGACTGCGATTGCGAGGACCATCGGGACCTCGAACACGTTCACAATCTAATGCCGATGCTGTGGGAGGGGGCGACGGATAAAGGCGACGGATTTTCATCGACGGGTGCGATCCATTGGCTCCTTGGGTCCACGGAGTCCATTAAAACAACCCTTGTAGGTGCGATACGCGCCATGTCCAAACTACGCTCGGAAACACCGACGATTTACATGAACGGAGTTTACAAGGATCACCAGATTAACGGGAACTGCGAGATTAG GTACACGGACGACGAATTATTAGTTGTCGAACGTCGATACCCCCGTCGTAATTCTTACGTGTTAGTCGCAAATTTTGGGGCAGAAAATCAGACGAAAGATCTTTCCTCGCTCTACTACGGAGGGTACATAGTCGTTGGTGCGACGAACAGGGTGAACAATACGGTATACTTCAAGGAGTTGAACATCTTTCCTGGCGAGGCGTTTGTCATCAAACTTGACAAGTGA
- the LOC105685096 gene encoding neutral and basic amino acid transport protein rBAT-like isoform X4: protein MYNTFSRRTKNWYFHTTMFQGPQEENGGKPPLVGIQLAVQKSPKDYRFMAWNWPLIRKACFWSFMSFLAGCVALVVGVIATMPKRCDPPVEWWQGSVFYEIFPASFKDSSTVGDGIGDFKGIAAQLDYLSDLGVQVIRLNSIFPAQHYPEHYRSITSLLAIQHDLGTIDDFNALVLAVHRRNMSLVLDLPLYPYVENFGAGGNSYSTKPNKRDKEIRERRDAGVSVLPNVLPTPEPTSFESIRNILSSVPPPVDPKPNAFLASALQEPEKDHVVTAAIKFWLQKNVDGFYLKGLEHYAKEKNFAELVKYWKFLVGPNRILICNSAVLANVPQGAAKNVILDRIDLIDVTLNFSNGTTGIKSQVNSVLNGILFEKPGYPWIHWSIGGVDTSRIASSLSVSNASIAASLLGMMLPGTPNIFYGDEIGMVDCDCEDHRDLEHVHNLMPMLWEGATDKGDGFSSTGAIHWLLGSTESIKTTLVGAIRAMSKLRSETPTIYMNGVYKDHQINGNCEIRYTDDELLVVERRYPRRNSYVLVANFGAENQTKDLSSLYYGGYIVVGATNRVNNTVYFKELNIFPGEAFVIKLDK, encoded by the exons atgtataatacattttcAAGGCGAACAAAGAATTGGTATTTTCATACTACCATGTTCCAAGGACCCCAAGAG GAGAACGGCGGTAAGCCACCGTTAGTCGGAATTCAGTTAGCCGTTCAAAAGAGCCCGAAAGACTACCGTTTCATGGCATGGAACTGGCCGTTGATTCGAAAAGCCTGCTTCTGGTCTTTCATGTCCTTTCTTGCCGGATGCGTAGCCCTGGTTGTCGGAGTCATTGCCACGATGCCTAAGAG GTGCGATCCACCCGTCGAATGGTGGCAAGGAAGCGTTTTCTACGAAATATTTCCCGCCTCGTTCAAGGACTCATCCACCGTCGGGGACGGGATCGGCGACTTCAAAGGCATCGCCGCGCAGTTGGATTACCTGAGCGATTTGGGGGTGCAGGTAATTCGATTGAATTCGATATTTCCGGCGCAACATTACCCCGAACACTACAGGAGCATAACCAGTCTTCTCGCGATTCAACACGACTTGGGAACGATCGACGATTTCAATGCCCTGGTACTGGCTGTTCATAGGAGAAATATGTCCCTAGTTCTTGACCTTCCGTTGTATCCTTATGTGGAGAATTTCGGAGCTGGTGGAAATTCGTATTCTACGAAACCGAACAAAAGGGACAAGGAGATACGCGAAAGAAGAGACGCTGGGGTTTCAGTCCTTCCTAACGTCCTCCCAACACCCGAACCCACGTCCTTCGAGTCCATCAGGAACATTCTGTCCTCTGTACCACCTCCGGTTGATCCGAAACCAAACGCATTTCTCGCGTCTGCGTTACAAGAGCCTGAAAAGGATCACGTTGTAACCGCAGCGATTAAATTTTGGTTACAAAAGAATGTCGACGGATTCTACCTCAAAGGACTCGAACATTacgcgaaggaaaaaaatttcgccgaaCTTGTGAAGTACTGGAAATTTCTCGTCGGACCCAACAGAATACTGATCTGCAACTCGGCAGTTCTCGCCAACGTTCCCCAGGGCGCTGCAAAAAATGTGATCCTCGACAGAATCGACCTCATCGATGTCActctgaatttttccaacggaaCTACTGGGATCAAAAGTCAAGTGAACTCGGTTCTGAACGgcattttattcgaaaagcCGGGATATCCGTGGATCCATTGGAGCATCGGTGGAGTTGACACGAGTCGAATCGCGTCCTCCCTCAGCGTTAGCAACGCGAGTATCGCGGCATCACTTTTAGGAATGATGCTCCCCGGGACTCCGAACATATTTTATGGAGATGAG ATTGGGATGGTGGACTGCGATTGCGAGGACCATCGGGACCTCGAACACGTTCACAATCTAATGCCGATGCTGTGGGAGGGGGCGACGGATAAAGGCGACGGATTTTCATCGACGGGTGCGATCCATTGGCTCCTTGGGTCCACGGAGTCCATTAAAACAACCCTTGTAGGTGCGATACGCGCCATGTCCAAACTACGCTCGGAAACACCGACGATTTACATGAACGGAGTTTACAAGGATCACCAGATTAACGGGAACTGCGAGATTAG GTACACGGACGACGAATTATTAGTTGTCGAACGTCGATACCCCCGTCGTAATTCTTACGTGTTAGTCGCAAATTTTGGGGCAGAAAATCAGACGAAAGATCTTTCCTCGCTCTACTACGGAGGGTACATAGTCGTTGGTGCGACGAACAGGGTGAACAATACGGTATACTTCAAGGAGTTGAACATCTTTCCTGGCGAGGCGTTTGTCATCAAACTTGACAAGTGA
- the LOC105685096 gene encoding neutral and basic amino acid transport protein rBAT-like isoform X3 translates to MYNTFSRRTKNWYFHTTMFQGPQEFYNQENGGKPPLVGIQLAVQKSPKDYRFMAWNWPLIRKACFWSFMSFLAGCVALVVGVIATMPKRCDPPVEWWQGSVFYEIFPASFKDSSTVGDGIGDFKGIAAQLDYLSDLGVQVIRLNSIFPAQHYPEHYRSITSLLAIQHDLGTIDDFNALVLAVHRRNMSLVLDLPLYPYVENFGAGGNSYSTKPNKRDKEIRERRDAGVSVLPNVLPTPEPTSFESIRNILSSVPPPVDPKPNAFLASALQEPEKDHVVTAAIKFWLQKNVDGFYLKGLEHYAKEKNFAELVKYWKFLVGPNRILICNSAVLANVPQGAAKNVILDRIDLIDVTLNFSNGTTGIKSQVNSVLNGILFEKPGYPWIHWSIGGVDTSRIASSLSVSNASIAASLLGMMLPGTPNIFYGDEIGMVDCDCEDHRDLEHVHNLMPMLWEGATDKGDGFSSTGAIHWLLGSTESIKTTLVGAIRAMSKLRSETPTIYMNGVYKDHQINGNCEIRYTDDELLVVERRYPRRNSYVLVANFGAENQTKDLSSLYYGGYIVVGATNRVNNTVYFKELNIFPGEAFVIKLDK, encoded by the exons atgtataatacattttcAAGGCGAACAAAGAATTGGTATTTTCATACTACCATGTTCCAAGGACCCCAAGAG TTTTACAATCAGGAGAACGGCGGTAAGCCACCGTTAGTCGGAATTCAGTTAGCCGTTCAAAAGAGCCCGAAAGACTACCGTTTCATGGCATGGAACTGGCCGTTGATTCGAAAAGCCTGCTTCTGGTCTTTCATGTCCTTTCTTGCCGGATGCGTAGCCCTGGTTGTCGGAGTCATTGCCACGATGCCTAAGAG GTGCGATCCACCCGTCGAATGGTGGCAAGGAAGCGTTTTCTACGAAATATTTCCCGCCTCGTTCAAGGACTCATCCACCGTCGGGGACGGGATCGGCGACTTCAAAGGCATCGCCGCGCAGTTGGATTACCTGAGCGATTTGGGGGTGCAGGTAATTCGATTGAATTCGATATTTCCGGCGCAACATTACCCCGAACACTACAGGAGCATAACCAGTCTTCTCGCGATTCAACACGACTTGGGAACGATCGACGATTTCAATGCCCTGGTACTGGCTGTTCATAGGAGAAATATGTCCCTAGTTCTTGACCTTCCGTTGTATCCTTATGTGGAGAATTTCGGAGCTGGTGGAAATTCGTATTCTACGAAACCGAACAAAAGGGACAAGGAGATACGCGAAAGAAGAGACGCTGGGGTTTCAGTCCTTCCTAACGTCCTCCCAACACCCGAACCCACGTCCTTCGAGTCCATCAGGAACATTCTGTCCTCTGTACCACCTCCGGTTGATCCGAAACCAAACGCATTTCTCGCGTCTGCGTTACAAGAGCCTGAAAAGGATCACGTTGTAACCGCAGCGATTAAATTTTGGTTACAAAAGAATGTCGACGGATTCTACCTCAAAGGACTCGAACATTacgcgaaggaaaaaaatttcgccgaaCTTGTGAAGTACTGGAAATTTCTCGTCGGACCCAACAGAATACTGATCTGCAACTCGGCAGTTCTCGCCAACGTTCCCCAGGGCGCTGCAAAAAATGTGATCCTCGACAGAATCGACCTCATCGATGTCActctgaatttttccaacggaaCTACTGGGATCAAAAGTCAAGTGAACTCGGTTCTGAACGgcattttattcgaaaagcCGGGATATCCGTGGATCCATTGGAGCATCGGTGGAGTTGACACGAGTCGAATCGCGTCCTCCCTCAGCGTTAGCAACGCGAGTATCGCGGCATCACTTTTAGGAATGATGCTCCCCGGGACTCCGAACATATTTTATGGAGATGAG ATTGGGATGGTGGACTGCGATTGCGAGGACCATCGGGACCTCGAACACGTTCACAATCTAATGCCGATGCTGTGGGAGGGGGCGACGGATAAAGGCGACGGATTTTCATCGACGGGTGCGATCCATTGGCTCCTTGGGTCCACGGAGTCCATTAAAACAACCCTTGTAGGTGCGATACGCGCCATGTCCAAACTACGCTCGGAAACACCGACGATTTACATGAACGGAGTTTACAAGGATCACCAGATTAACGGGAACTGCGAGATTAG GTACACGGACGACGAATTATTAGTTGTCGAACGTCGATACCCCCGTCGTAATTCTTACGTGTTAGTCGCAAATTTTGGGGCAGAAAATCAGACGAAAGATCTTTCCTCGCTCTACTACGGAGGGTACATAGTCGTTGGTGCGACGAACAGGGTGAACAATACGGTATACTTCAAGGAGTTGAACATCTTTCCTGGCGAGGCGTTTGTCATCAAACTTGACAAGTGA